AAAAATAAAAACTCGAAATACAACATAAGCAACCCTGCTAAAAATATGGACTAATGATATTTTGTCCCTAAGTCGCAACATTTACTTTTTGCTTGGTCACACTATGATTGCAAGCTTCTGCAAATTACTTTTTATCAGATTATGGTCACGCTACCAAGCCTGTTCGTTTATGAATTGTAATGGTGAGCTGAAGGTTTAACCGAAATTTGTTATCTATGATAATCAGTATTGTATCTGTTAGATCACGATGCTCTATAAAACACAAAACTCATAACCTAAGGATATTATTAAGGCGAAAACCAATTGTATTGCCAATCATTCAATGGCCTCCCCCATAGACAACTTGTTAGGTTTTGCTCAACACTCGCTCGCCTATCCCTGATACACTATGCCAAAATACTTCCCCTACCACGACACTAGATAAAGAACCACGAATATGAATTTTCAAGCGGCTATTTTTGATATGGATGGATTATTGCTCGATACAGAGCGACTTTGCATGCAGGTTTTTGAAGAAGCGTGTCGCGCGCAAGGCGTTCCTTTTTTGCAAGATGTTTACCTCAGAATCATTGGTTGTAACGCAAAAACCGTCGAACAGATTTTTAGAAATGGCTACGGTGAAGGCTTAGATTACCCAGCGCTGAACAAAGAATGGCGCACTCGCTACAGTGCAATCGTTAAGCACCAAGCCATTCCAGTAAAAGATGGCGTGATTGAGCTGCTTGAATGGCTAAAATCGAATGACATTCCAATCGCGGTGGCGACCTCCACTCAGCTTGATATCGCGAAGAAGAAGCTTGAACTGGCTGGCCTAGATTCTTACTTCACCTCGTTAAGCACGGGTTGTGAAGTCACCAATGGTAAACCCCACCCAGAAATCTACCTGCTTGCGGCAAAGCGCCTAGGGGTTGCTCCGGAGACTTGCCTAGCGTTTGAAGATTCGAATAACGGTATTCGCGCATCAGTGGCAGCCAACATGATCAGTTTTCAGATCCCAGATTTGGTCGAGCCCTGTGAAGAAGTAAGAGCGCTTGGGCATACGATCAGCCCATCGCTGCATCATGTATTGGCGCTGCTGCAACAAGCCGCAGCATAAAAGCACATCACATCCAATAAAAACCAATATTAAACCGACTTACTGAGTCGGTTTTTTGTGGTTATTCCTTTTATAAAAGCTAAAAACGCACACTAGAAACTGTTACAGTCGATGTAAAACAGAGGCTAAGTGACAGGCAACATTGATAACGTCTAGAGATGGAGAAAAGGACGCGTGATTGAAAAATTTGAAAGTCAACTGCTTGATTTTGCACAACAAGAAATGACCCAAGATGCGGCGCACGACATCAGCCACATCAAGCGCGTCGTCAAAACTGCTAAGGTTTTATGTACTCAAGAACAAGCGAAGCTTGAAGTCGTTCTGCCTGCCGCTTACCTTCATGATTGTTTCACCTTTCCCAAGAACCACCCAGACCAAGCCAAAAGCTCGACAATGGCGGCAGACAAGGCGATCTCTTTCCTCAAATCCATCGAGTATCCCGCGCCTTATCTCGACGAGATTCACCACGCGATTGTTACTCACAGCTACAGCGCTAACATCACACCAGAAACCTTAGAAGCTCAAATCGTCCAAGATGCCGATCGGCTCGATTCTCTCGGTGCGATAGGCATTGCTCGCTGCCTATACGTGGGCCAAAGCTTCGAGGCCGAGCTCTATAACCACGAAGACCCGTTCGCGAAGCAGCGTGACTTAGATGATCAACATTACAGCGTCGACCATTTCTACGTAAAGCTGTTCAAGCTCGCTGAAAGCATGAATACAGAATCCGCCAAGTTAGAAGCCAACAAGCGCACCGACTACATGCGTGGTTTTGTTGATAGACTGGCCTCAGAAATTTAACAAGAAGAGCCGAACGTGAAAGAGTTCAATGATAAAACATGGCCCTTGTATCAGATGGCATTAAAGCTCTGCTAGCTTGTTTTAATTAACAGGCTGGTTTTAACAGAATCGCTTTAGTTAACAGAATCGTTTTAATTGCCAAATTTGACCCCATATCATTAAGCATTGGCTACACAGATGTAATTTGGAACCTCCAATGACCCAAGAAAAATTCGATACCATTTATCAACGTGCGGCTCACCGTAAAGGTGGAGCGGCCGAGCTCGAAAAGATTGTTCGTGCGCCCCTTTCCCAAGCCGAGTTATCGCAAACCACCGACGACCGTTGGCTAGCCGCCTTTACCGAAAAGGTATTCCAGTGTGGTATTTCATGGAATGTGGTGAGAAAGAAGTGGCCGCAATTTGAAGAAGTGTTCTTTGAATTCGACATCGAAAAGATGCTTATGCTGCCGAACGAGATGTGGGAGCAGAAAGCGCAAGACCCGCGCATTATTCGTCACCTTACTAAGGTGATGACCATCCCTGCCAATGCCACTATGATTCATAATGCCAAGCGTGACGCTGATTCGTTCTCACAAATGGTTGCCGACTGGCCATCAGAACGCATCACAGAACTTTGGGATTACCTGAAAAAACACGGCAAGCGATTAGGTGGCAACACGGGCGCTTACACCTTGCGTCAAATGGGTAAAGACACCTTCATCTTGTCCTCGGATGTTGAAGCGCACCTGCGCAGTACAGAGGTCGTCGATAGCGGTCGTAACACTAAGCGAGCACAACTCGCGGCAAGTAAGGCTTTCAACGAATGGCAGCAACAGTCGGGGCGTAGCCTGAGCGAAATCAGCCAGATCGTGGCATACAGTTGTGGCGATAATCGCGTTTAATTGAATTGAATATGGCTTAAAGCTAAAGATTGCAGACCGTTCCCTGCAAACTGCATGTTATAAATCATTAACAAATCAGGGCGCATCGCACTTTCATCCGGTGGTATTGTATAGATAACACAGTACAAAGTTTGATATCCAAATCCAAGACGTAAGTGTCTTGCGCGTCTGTCGCATAGAAAGTATTGAACCCGTCCAGATTTGCTTTGCTTTTCAAGACCAGCTGTTAACTCAGCTGGTCTTTGTCTTTAATGCAAACAGGTAAAGTGGCTGTGTGCTTTTTATTTCATAAATAGACGCAAAACTTAGCTATAAAATGCGTATACGATAATAAAATGGAACACGAAACCGACCAACACAGGTACAGATGTCCGCTTAACCACATCAAAAGGGCTTAACTTCGCCCCGGTAGCTGAAGCAATGACAACCGCGGATACTGGAGACATCGCACGACCAATTGCGGACGCTTGTTGCATTGGCATTAACATTGCTGCCGTATTCGCTCCCATACTTGTTGCGATCGTTGGAATTAACTCAACAAACGCTAAGAATGGTGCATTACCTGACCCCATAATGACTGCCGCCATTAAAGTGACAACAGCAAAAACCAAAGTCATAGCGACACTTGGCAAACCAACCGATTGAGCAAGCATGATTAAGTTAGAAATCGCACCAGTCGCTTGAATACCATACGCAAAAACACCCGCAGCGACTAATAAAACGACGACGCTGCTAAACGCACTTCCCATCCCTTTCGAAAAGACTCCAAAGCCATCAAAAACAGCCTTTAAGCTTTTTTTCGTTATGCATTCGCACAGCATGGCGATAAACATAGAGACGAAGACTATCGTCGTTACGTCCATATTAATCGTTGAAACAACCAATTTAGAGAAAGCGATCGCCATCATTATAGGGAGTAGAGGCAACATAACATAATAGCTCGGCGCAGATCCTTCCACTTTTGACTCCGCCATTGCTGTCGCTTCAAACTGCTCGGGGTGTTTTTTGTCGACATGCGTTTGCCAAATAACATGCATAATACCAATAACGACCATTGTCGCTATGGATGTTGGCGCTTGATAATGAGAAACGTAACTCATTAAATCCATTCCTAGCGCCTCACTAGCACGGATAGCATCGACACCGGTTGGCGTAAAACTTACCGCCAATGAGCTAGCAATAACAGCCGCAGCACTACCACGAGAAAGCCCTAAACCCAACATAACAGGAAACAAAGTACCCATTAACAACACGCCTAATCCCGTTGCTGATGGAATCGCGAGCTGAAGGATACTCGCCATACAATAAGCGAAAAAGAGCATGATATTTTTGTTTTTAATGCGACTTAATGGTTTGGTGGCTAAACGAACGACAACATCATTCGCTCCTATATGGCTCATATAATCAGCAAAACCGACTAATGCCATGATCATTAAACCCAACGA
The DNA window shown above is from Vibrio artabrorum and carries:
- a CDS encoding HD domain-containing protein; the protein is MIEKFESQLLDFAQQEMTQDAAHDISHIKRVVKTAKVLCTQEQAKLEVVLPAAYLHDCFTFPKNHPDQAKSSTMAADKAISFLKSIEYPAPYLDEIHHAIVTHSYSANITPETLEAQIVQDADRLDSLGAIGIARCLYVGQSFEAELYNHEDPFAKQRDLDDQHYSVDHFYVKLFKLAESMNTESAKLEANKRTDYMRGFVDRLASEI
- the dcuC gene encoding C4-dicarboxylate transporter DcuC is translated as MAQLILVLIIVVIVARMILKGYRAEPTLLMSGIGLIFATGIFGWGPMLPASVASTNFSGFEPFKYVQFLMGYRAGSLGLMIMALVGFADYMSHIGANDVVVRLATKPLSRIKNKNIMLFFAYCMASILQLAIPSATGLGVLLMGTLFPVMLGLGLSRGSAAAVIASSLAVSFTPTGVDAIRASEALGMDLMSYVSHYQAPTSIATMVVIGIMHVIWQTHVDKKHPEQFEATAMAESKVEGSAPSYYVMLPLLPIMMAIAFSKLVVSTINMDVTTIVFVSMFIAMLCECITKKSLKAVFDGFGVFSKGMGSAFSSVVVLLVAAGVFAYGIQATGAISNLIMLAQSVGLPSVAMTLVFAVVTLMAAVIMGSGNAPFLAFVELIPTIATSMGANTAAMLMPMQQASAIGRAMSPVSAVVIASATGAKLSPFDVVKRTSVPVLVGFVFHFIIVYAFYS
- a CDS encoding HAD family hydrolase — protein: MNFQAAIFDMDGLLLDTERLCMQVFEEACRAQGVPFLQDVYLRIIGCNAKTVEQIFRNGYGEGLDYPALNKEWRTRYSAIVKHQAIPVKDGVIELLEWLKSNDIPIAVATSTQLDIAKKKLELAGLDSYFTSLSTGCEVTNGKPHPEIYLLAAKRLGVAPETCLAFEDSNNGIRASVAANMISFQIPDLVEPCEEVRALGHTISPSLHHVLALLQQAAA
- a CDS encoding DNA-3-methyladenine glycosylase I; amino-acid sequence: MTQEKFDTIYQRAAHRKGGAAELEKIVRAPLSQAELSQTTDDRWLAAFTEKVFQCGISWNVVRKKWPQFEEVFFEFDIEKMLMLPNEMWEQKAQDPRIIRHLTKVMTIPANATMIHNAKRDADSFSQMVADWPSERITELWDYLKKHGKRLGGNTGAYTLRQMGKDTFILSSDVEAHLRSTEVVDSGRNTKRAQLAASKAFNEWQQQSGRSLSEISQIVAYSCGDNRV